Proteins encoded together in one Prunus dulcis chromosome 3, ALMONDv2, whole genome shotgun sequence window:
- the LOC117623210 gene encoding uncharacterized protein LOC117623210 isoform X1, with amino-acid sequence MLASRSLFRVDRVLKFTTAYVALEPVNHFLGYRGYCGLSYNIKMGGGKDKQRGRDRNKKIRTTNAVWRPVTTQATSNEECSVRVTTDELESDTQVQEVHHCTSTRISSAHDVVEVAATNFTASSSALQDNGEKTVFKGESVVAIEKHSISVEVGASLVRFIRGKGGSTQREIEDEMGVKITIPSSKEEDSVIIKGISMESISRASEKIHTIIDEAVKSQNLDYSHFISLPLAIHPELVDKLVNFQTSILGISDSCVDEKMNSDSNEDTSENGGEDQKLEKGTDVPVELNVEGDSEQVKVNPTQIPLVSYAPKTSKASTLSDLGIEKSIFIKPKTFHLTVLMLKLWNKDRVHAAIEVLQSVSSKVIEALDNRPVSIRLQGLNCMRGSLAKAGVVYAPVEEIGSEGRLLRACQVITDAYTKAGLVLEKDANQKLKLHATVMNARHSKRTNRTRKVQFFDARGIFKQYGSQEWGEYLIHEAHLSQRFVFDDNGYYHCCASIPFPETCE; translated from the exons ATGTTAGCTTCCAGGTCCCTCTTCAG AGTGGATCGAGTTCTGAAATTTACTACTGCTTATGTTGCATTGGAGCCAGTGAATCATTTCTTG GGATACCGTGGTTATTGTGGTTTGAGCTATAATATTAAAATGGGTGGTGGAAAAGATAAGCAACGTGGCAGGGATCGTAACAAAAAGATCAGAACAACTAATGCTGTATGGAGACCAGTCACTACTCAAGCCACTTCCAATGAAG AATGCTCAGTAAGGGTGACCACAGATGAGCTGGAATCTGATACTCAAGTCCAAGAAGTGCACCATTGCACATCTACCAGAATTTCAAGTGCTCACGATGTCGTAGAGGTGGCTGCAACGAACTTTACTGCTAGTTCCAGTGCATTGCAAGATAATGGAGAAAAGACAGTCTTCAAAGGAGAATCAGTGGTTGCTATTGAAAAGCATTCAATTTCAGTTGAG GTTGGTGCTTCTTTGGTTCGCTTTATTAGAGGAAAAGG GGGATCTACACAGAGAGAGATTGAAGATGAGATGGGAGTTAAGATTACAATCCCCTCATCAAAGGAGGAGGATTCAGTTA TTATTAAAGGCATCTCAATGGAAAGTATATCTAGAGCTTCTGAGAAGATACATACTATAATTGATGAG GCAGTTAAGAGCCAAAATCTTGATTACTCTCACTTCATTTCACTTCCATTGGCAATACATCCTGAATTAGTTGATAAGCTTGTCAACTTTCAAACCTCCATCCTGGGAATTAGTGATTCTTGCGTAGATGAGAAAATGAATAGTGATTCAAATGAAGATACTTCTGAGAATGGAGGAGAAGACCAAAAGTTAGAGAAAGGAACTGATGTCCCAGTTGAACTTAATGTTGAAGGTGACAGTGAGCAAGTTAAAGTGAATCCAACTCAGATACCTCTTGTCAGTTATGCTCCTAAAACGTCAAAGGCTTCCACCCTATCTG ACTTGGGAATTGAAAAGTCAATATTCATTAAACCAAAAACGTTTCACTTAACTGTGCTTATGCTGAAGTTGTGGAACAAAGACCGAGTTCATGCAGCTATTGAGGTTTTGCAG AGCGTCTCTTCAAAAGTGATCGAAGCCTTAGATAATCGTCCTGTCTCCATAAGACTTCAGGGACTG AATTGTATGAGAGGTTCCTTGGCCAAAGCTGGTGTTGTCTATGCTCCTGTTGAAGAAATTGGCAGCGAGGGGAGACTTCTGCGTGCTTGTC AAGTCATTACCGATGCATATACTAAAGCTGGGCTTGTTCTAGAGAAAGATGCTAATCAGAAATTAAAG TTGCATGCAACCGTGATGAATGCAAGGCATAGCAAAAG GACGAATCGAACAAGAAAGGTTCAATTCTTTGATGCCCGTGGCATTTTCAAGCAGTATGGATCCCAGGAATGGGGAGAGTATCTTATCCATGAAGCTCATCTTTCACAAAGGTTTGTGTTTGATGACAACGGATATTACCATTGTTGTGCTTCTATACCTTTCCCTGAAACATGTGAATAG
- the LOC117623210 gene encoding uncharacterized protein LOC117623210 isoform X2 has translation MGGGKDKQRGRDRNKKIRTTNAVWRPVTTQATSNEECSVRVTTDELESDTQVQEVHHCTSTRISSAHDVVEVAATNFTASSSALQDNGEKTVFKGESVVAIEKHSISVEVGASLVRFIRGKGGSTQREIEDEMGVKITIPSSKEEDSVIIKGISMESISRASEKIHTIIDEAVKSQNLDYSHFISLPLAIHPELVDKLVNFQTSILGISDSCVDEKMNSDSNEDTSENGGEDQKLEKGTDVPVELNVEGDSEQVKVNPTQIPLVSYAPKTSKASTLSDLGIEKSIFIKPKTFHLTVLMLKLWNKDRVHAAIEVLQSVSSKVIEALDNRPVSIRLQGLNCMRGSLAKAGVVYAPVEEIGSEGRLLRACQVITDAYTKAGLVLEKDANQKLKLHATVMNARHSKRTNRTRKVQFFDARGIFKQYGSQEWGEYLIHEAHLSQRFVFDDNGYYHCCASIPFPETCE, from the exons ATGGGTGGTGGAAAAGATAAGCAACGTGGCAGGGATCGTAACAAAAAGATCAGAACAACTAATGCTGTATGGAGACCAGTCACTACTCAAGCCACTTCCAATGAAG AATGCTCAGTAAGGGTGACCACAGATGAGCTGGAATCTGATACTCAAGTCCAAGAAGTGCACCATTGCACATCTACCAGAATTTCAAGTGCTCACGATGTCGTAGAGGTGGCTGCAACGAACTTTACTGCTAGTTCCAGTGCATTGCAAGATAATGGAGAAAAGACAGTCTTCAAAGGAGAATCAGTGGTTGCTATTGAAAAGCATTCAATTTCAGTTGAG GTTGGTGCTTCTTTGGTTCGCTTTATTAGAGGAAAAGG GGGATCTACACAGAGAGAGATTGAAGATGAGATGGGAGTTAAGATTACAATCCCCTCATCAAAGGAGGAGGATTCAGTTA TTATTAAAGGCATCTCAATGGAAAGTATATCTAGAGCTTCTGAGAAGATACATACTATAATTGATGAG GCAGTTAAGAGCCAAAATCTTGATTACTCTCACTTCATTTCACTTCCATTGGCAATACATCCTGAATTAGTTGATAAGCTTGTCAACTTTCAAACCTCCATCCTGGGAATTAGTGATTCTTGCGTAGATGAGAAAATGAATAGTGATTCAAATGAAGATACTTCTGAGAATGGAGGAGAAGACCAAAAGTTAGAGAAAGGAACTGATGTCCCAGTTGAACTTAATGTTGAAGGTGACAGTGAGCAAGTTAAAGTGAATCCAACTCAGATACCTCTTGTCAGTTATGCTCCTAAAACGTCAAAGGCTTCCACCCTATCTG ACTTGGGAATTGAAAAGTCAATATTCATTAAACCAAAAACGTTTCACTTAACTGTGCTTATGCTGAAGTTGTGGAACAAAGACCGAGTTCATGCAGCTATTGAGGTTTTGCAG AGCGTCTCTTCAAAAGTGATCGAAGCCTTAGATAATCGTCCTGTCTCCATAAGACTTCAGGGACTG AATTGTATGAGAGGTTCCTTGGCCAAAGCTGGTGTTGTCTATGCTCCTGTTGAAGAAATTGGCAGCGAGGGGAGACTTCTGCGTGCTTGTC AAGTCATTACCGATGCATATACTAAAGCTGGGCTTGTTCTAGAGAAAGATGCTAATCAGAAATTAAAG TTGCATGCAACCGTGATGAATGCAAGGCATAGCAAAAG GACGAATCGAACAAGAAAGGTTCAATTCTTTGATGCCCGTGGCATTTTCAAGCAGTATGGATCCCAGGAATGGGGAGAGTATCTTATCCATGAAGCTCATCTTTCACAAAGGTTTGTGTTTGATGACAACGGATATTACCATTGTTGTGCTTCTATACCTTTCCCTGAAACATGTGAATAG
- the LOC117623210 gene encoding uncharacterized protein LOC117623210 isoform X3, which produces MEKRQSSKENQWLLLKSIQFQLRHDFVENSIFLVHKVGASLVRFIRGKGGSTQREIEDEMGVKITIPSSKEEDSVIIKGISMESISRASEKIHTIIDEAVKSQNLDYSHFISLPLAIHPELVDKLVNFQTSILGISDSCVDEKMNSDSNEDTSENGGEDQKLEKGTDVPVELNVEGDSEQVKVNPTQIPLVSYAPKTSKASTLSDLGIEKSIFIKPKTFHLTVLMLKLWNKDRVHAAIEVLQSVSSKVIEALDNRPVSIRLQGLNCMRGSLAKAGVVYAPVEEIGSEGRLLRACQVITDAYTKAGLVLEKDANQKLKLHATVMNARHSKRTNRTRKVQFFDARGIFKQYGSQEWGEYLIHEAHLSQRFVFDDNGYYHCCASIPFPETCE; this is translated from the exons ATGGAGAAAAGACAGTCTTCAAAGGAGAATCAGTGGTTGCTATTGAAAAGCATTCAATTTCAGTTGAGGcatgattttgttgaaaattctATTTTTCTGGTCCATAAG GTTGGTGCTTCTTTGGTTCGCTTTATTAGAGGAAAAGG GGGATCTACACAGAGAGAGATTGAAGATGAGATGGGAGTTAAGATTACAATCCCCTCATCAAAGGAGGAGGATTCAGTTA TTATTAAAGGCATCTCAATGGAAAGTATATCTAGAGCTTCTGAGAAGATACATACTATAATTGATGAG GCAGTTAAGAGCCAAAATCTTGATTACTCTCACTTCATTTCACTTCCATTGGCAATACATCCTGAATTAGTTGATAAGCTTGTCAACTTTCAAACCTCCATCCTGGGAATTAGTGATTCTTGCGTAGATGAGAAAATGAATAGTGATTCAAATGAAGATACTTCTGAGAATGGAGGAGAAGACCAAAAGTTAGAGAAAGGAACTGATGTCCCAGTTGAACTTAATGTTGAAGGTGACAGTGAGCAAGTTAAAGTGAATCCAACTCAGATACCTCTTGTCAGTTATGCTCCTAAAACGTCAAAGGCTTCCACCCTATCTG ACTTGGGAATTGAAAAGTCAATATTCATTAAACCAAAAACGTTTCACTTAACTGTGCTTATGCTGAAGTTGTGGAACAAAGACCGAGTTCATGCAGCTATTGAGGTTTTGCAG AGCGTCTCTTCAAAAGTGATCGAAGCCTTAGATAATCGTCCTGTCTCCATAAGACTTCAGGGACTG AATTGTATGAGAGGTTCCTTGGCCAAAGCTGGTGTTGTCTATGCTCCTGTTGAAGAAATTGGCAGCGAGGGGAGACTTCTGCGTGCTTGTC AAGTCATTACCGATGCATATACTAAAGCTGGGCTTGTTCTAGAGAAAGATGCTAATCAGAAATTAAAG TTGCATGCAACCGTGATGAATGCAAGGCATAGCAAAAG GACGAATCGAACAAGAAAGGTTCAATTCTTTGATGCCCGTGGCATTTTCAAGCAGTATGGATCCCAGGAATGGGGAGAGTATCTTATCCATGAAGCTCATCTTTCACAAAGGTTTGTGTTTGATGACAACGGATATTACCATTGTTGTGCTTCTATACCTTTCCCTGAAACATGTGAATAG